In a single window of the Bradyrhizobium erythrophlei genome:
- a CDS encoding class I SAM-dependent methyltransferase: protein MNLKERGTHFEFGANWQDYAKTVDKTRIDSAVAGLRKLFPEGLAGKTFLDIGCGSGVHSLAALSLDAATVLATDIDENSVSATHDLLEKYAPSGKWETRIASVFDASPGDLGTFDAVYSWGVLHHTGDMWNAIEKATTFVKPGGQLAIAIYAKTPLDFAWKVEKRIYAYSPAAVQWVLRQLFVAAMMAAKIVRGRNPMRVFRDPLTRGMNISHDVHDWLGGYPYETATADELNSRISALGFTELRSFRIPDSVGLLGSGCHELVFLKRA, encoded by the coding sequence ATGAACCTTAAGGAACGTGGAACTCACTTTGAATTCGGAGCGAATTGGCAAGACTACGCCAAGACGGTCGACAAGACCCGGATTGATTCAGCGGTCGCCGGACTGAGGAAGCTGTTCCCTGAGGGTCTTGCGGGAAAGACCTTTCTGGATATCGGCTGCGGCTCCGGAGTGCACTCTTTGGCCGCACTTTCGCTCGACGCGGCGACGGTGCTGGCAACCGACATTGACGAAAATTCCGTTAGCGCGACGCATGACCTTTTGGAGAAGTATGCCCCCAGTGGGAAATGGGAAACGAGGATTGCCTCCGTGTTCGACGCGTCTCCCGGTGACCTGGGCACCTTCGACGCCGTGTACTCGTGGGGTGTGCTGCATCACACCGGAGATATGTGGAACGCTATCGAAAAGGCCACGACATTCGTGAAGCCCGGCGGGCAATTGGCGATTGCGATATACGCAAAAACGCCCCTCGATTTTGCGTGGAAAGTTGAAAAGCGCATCTACGCATATTCACCGGCCGCCGTGCAGTGGGTGCTGCGGCAGCTATTCGTTGCCGCGATGATGGCGGCAAAGATCGTGCGGGGCAGGAATCCCATGAGGGTATTTCGTGACCCGCTTACACGCGGTATGAATATCTCTCACGATGTGCACGACTGGCTCGGAGGCTACCCTTACGAAACCGCAACGGCCGACGAGCTTAATTCCAGAATATCCGCGCTCGGATTTACCGAGTTGCGGTCATTCCGCATCCCGGATTCTGTTGGGCTGTTGGGGTCCGGTTGCCACGAGCTCGTATTTCTCAAGCGGGCCTAG
- the asnB gene encoding asparagine synthase (glutamine-hydrolyzing), protein MCGIIGVASRHPLTNRKWLDDGCTAMAHRGPDDSGSWWSANGNVGLAQRRLAIIDLSPGGHQPMHHEANRLSIVFNGEIYNYLDLRDLLKARGHKFVTQSDTEVILAAYSEWGTECLAHLNGMFAIALYNHEKKLLFLARDRAGEKPLFYSVTGDEIRFASELKGLMADPGFSRTMDPTALDCFLMMGYIPGGACILQGARKLPPAHALTFDVENGETRTWRYWSMPEPAGVDSHDDEALVEELEALLADSVRRQLIADVPVGVLLSGGVDSSLVTAMAARSSSRVKTFTVGLQGHEKYDEAAFARLVANHFGTEHIELQAGDASPDILNLLARQYDEPIFDSSMVPTFLVSRLVRQHCTVALGGDAADEMFGGYEQHRRLLLLESQFERVPLPVRKLAAATGDFVLPTGFRGRNWIRALGVDFDTELPLVASHFVASERRALMGSNWQTPAEGILKARVPPAQDLLQRGTRMDFENYLPGDILVKVDRASMLASLEMRAPFLDFRIAEFAFGKVPSRLKANSTERKILLKRLCKKVLPPEFNADRKQGFSLPLPAWLKAGPWRNFFSDVLLDPGCLFDRRAVSDLINGHGGRRNNAERLFGLTVFELWRRAYSK, encoded by the coding sequence ATGTGCGGAATCATCGGCGTTGCTTCGCGGCATCCACTCACAAATCGCAAGTGGCTCGACGACGGCTGCACGGCGATGGCGCATCGCGGTCCCGACGACAGCGGTTCCTGGTGGTCGGCGAATGGAAATGTCGGCCTGGCCCAGCGCCGGCTCGCCATCATCGATCTGTCGCCGGGTGGGCATCAGCCCATGCATCACGAAGCCAACCGCCTCAGCATCGTGTTCAATGGCGAGATTTATAACTATCTGGACCTTCGCGATCTGCTGAAAGCAAGGGGGCATAAGTTCGTCACCCAATCCGACACGGAGGTTATTCTCGCGGCCTACTCGGAATGGGGCACTGAATGCCTGGCGCATCTCAACGGCATGTTTGCCATCGCGCTCTACAACCACGAAAAGAAGCTTCTATTCCTCGCCCGTGACAGGGCGGGCGAAAAGCCGCTGTTCTATTCGGTGACGGGTGACGAGATACGCTTCGCCTCCGAATTGAAAGGGCTTATGGCCGATCCCGGCTTTAGTCGCACGATGGATCCGACAGCGCTCGATTGCTTCCTGATGATGGGCTATATCCCAGGCGGAGCTTGCATACTCCAAGGCGCCCGGAAGCTGCCGCCCGCGCACGCGCTTACGTTCGATGTCGAAAACGGGGAGACGAGAACCTGGCGCTATTGGAGCATGCCTGAACCGGCCGGTGTTGATAGCCACGACGACGAGGCGTTGGTCGAGGAACTGGAAGCGCTTCTGGCAGACTCGGTACGTCGCCAACTGATTGCGGACGTGCCTGTCGGTGTCTTGCTCAGCGGAGGCGTCGATTCCAGTCTTGTGACGGCGATGGCGGCGCGGTCCTCATCGCGCGTCAAGACATTTACGGTTGGGCTTCAGGGCCATGAGAAATATGATGAGGCCGCGTTTGCGCGGCTTGTCGCGAACCATTTTGGAACCGAACACATCGAACTACAGGCTGGCGATGCCAGTCCTGACATTTTGAACCTTCTTGCCCGGCAATACGACGAGCCGATATTTGACTCGTCAATGGTTCCGACCTTTCTGGTCAGTCGGCTGGTCCGGCAACACTGCACGGTCGCCCTGGGCGGGGATGCCGCCGACGAGATGTTCGGTGGCTATGAACAGCACAGACGGCTGCTTCTGCTGGAATCGCAGTTCGAGCGGGTTCCGCTGCCGGTCCGCAAGCTCGCGGCCGCAACTGGCGATTTCGTTCTGCCCACTGGCTTTCGCGGACGCAACTGGATCAGAGCGCTCGGCGTGGATTTCGACACCGAGCTTCCGCTGGTTGCCAGCCATTTTGTCGCAAGCGAGCGCCGCGCGCTTATGGGCTCGAATTGGCAGACGCCGGCTGAAGGCATTCTGAAGGCGCGTGTTCCGCCAGCGCAGGACCTGCTGCAGCGTGGCACGCGAATGGATTTCGAGAACTATCTGCCGGGAGACATTCTGGTGAAAGTCGACCGCGCCAGCATGCTGGCGTCACTTGAAATGAGGGCTCCGTTTCTGGACTTTCGAATTGCCGAGTTCGCCTTCGGAAAGGTACCGAGCAGGCTGAAGGCCAACTCGACCGAGCGCAAGATACTGCTCAAGCGCTTGTGCAAGAAGGTGCTGCCGCCTGAATTCAATGCGGATCGCAAACAGGGCTTTTCGCTTCCATTGCCCGCCTGGCTCAAAGCGGGCCCGTGGCGGAACTTTTTCTCAGACGTATTGCTTGATCCGGGCTGTCTCTTCGACAGGCGCGCCGTGAGCGATCTGATCAATGGCCATGGTGGGCGCCGGAACAACGCCGAACGGTTGTTTGGGTTGACGGTCTTCGAGCTGTGGCGTCGCGCTTACAGCAAATGA
- a CDS encoding glycosyltransferase, with protein MHSLTVVKPQCLTVLHVIPTLEGGGAERQLAMLATEQARRGYDVHVAVRRTGVHLQVMRGVQLHELGNVRSVDPRLFVAIKRVITAVKPGIVQTWLPQMDILGGVGALAGHIPWIVSERTSGGYYRSEMPSFARLRLWLAKYAAAVVANSRAGARYWQEDGRRSLKLATIHNALDFELIGETVRRGVQDPYATPLILVVGRLDREKAVDVILQAVANLPVDQSVHVLIIGTGSERPALERAIEAASLSERVTLLGYQPDWWRWLGVADGLISMGRFEGNPNVALEAMAGGCPVIVSDTPAHREIADASSALLVPVDDVGALSNAIAQLVGDREAARQRAKRASERVRSMTVAAMADAYDAVYQEVIMNGRNN; from the coding sequence GTGCACTCCCTCACCGTGGTCAAACCACAATGCTTGACTGTTCTTCATGTCATACCGACCCTCGAGGGCGGCGGGGCGGAGCGGCAACTGGCTATGCTGGCCACGGAGCAGGCGCGCCGCGGCTATGATGTTCACGTGGCCGTTCGACGGACCGGCGTGCACCTGCAGGTGATGCGAGGCGTGCAACTGCATGAATTAGGCAACGTGCGCAGCGTCGATCCAAGGCTGTTCGTTGCGATAAAGCGGGTCATAACGGCGGTTAAGCCCGGCATCGTACAAACCTGGCTGCCTCAGATGGACATTCTCGGTGGAGTGGGCGCTCTCGCAGGCCATATCCCCTGGATCGTTTCAGAGCGAACCTCAGGCGGCTACTATCGTAGCGAGATGCCCTCCTTCGCCCGGTTGCGGCTTTGGCTTGCAAAATATGCAGCGGCCGTTGTCGCCAACTCCCGGGCCGGCGCAAGATACTGGCAAGAGGATGGACGCCGGTCCCTCAAGCTGGCGACGATCCATAATGCGCTCGACTTCGAGCTAATTGGCGAAACCGTCCGCCGGGGGGTGCAAGACCCTTACGCCACTCCATTGATCTTGGTTGTCGGTCGGCTCGACCGCGAGAAGGCCGTGGACGTAATTCTTCAGGCCGTGGCCAATCTTCCTGTCGACCAAAGCGTTCACGTCCTGATAATCGGTACGGGAAGCGAACGGCCGGCGCTCGAGAGGGCCATTGAGGCAGCCTCGTTATCTGAACGAGTCACGCTCCTGGGCTATCAACCAGATTGGTGGAGGTGGCTCGGGGTTGCCGATGGCCTAATCAGTATGGGAAGATTTGAAGGAAACCCCAACGTTGCCCTGGAAGCAATGGCGGGTGGCTGCCCGGTAATCGTCAGTGATACGCCGGCGCATCGTGAGATAGCAGATGCTTCATCCGCGCTCTTGGTGCCGGTCGATGATGTGGGTGCCCTGTCGAACGCGATCGCGCAACTCGTTGGCGACCGGGAAGCTGCCCGACAGCGGGCAAAACGGGCATCCGAGCGAGTTAGATCGATGACGGTCGCCGCGATGGCGGATGCTTACGATGCCGTCTACCAGGAAGTGATAATGAACGGAAGAAATAACTGA
- a CDS encoding class I SAM-dependent methyltransferase, whose amino-acid sequence MLSHTIDQLDAIRVAELRLLMRRYESLLSGADILEIGTGTGAQLRELSKVAASSVGVDLRSSDYHPSCNNFTYYDGVNLPFADQSFDVIYSSNTMEHVVDEPALHAELMRVMKPGAVAIHIVPSCAWRLWTTAVSYLMLPTVVLAFLRRSSEPSSSHGDSLPASPPRNMKARVFDLICPARHGERGSRFTEWWHFRARSWRRRFGALGWTVERVEGVGLFYTGYLFADSLMSMKRRERLSSILGSACHIVVLRPKMDTHTRD is encoded by the coding sequence ATGCTTTCCCATACGATCGACCAGCTTGACGCGATCAGGGTCGCCGAGTTGCGCCTGTTGATGCGAAGGTACGAGAGCCTGTTGTCCGGCGCTGACATTTTAGAGATTGGAACGGGAACGGGCGCCCAGTTACGCGAACTGTCAAAAGTCGCGGCCAGCTCCGTTGGAGTCGATCTTCGCTCGTCAGATTATCACCCCAGCTGCAACAATTTTACCTATTACGATGGGGTAAACCTTCCCTTCGCCGACCAATCATTCGACGTTATTTACTCCTCGAATACCATGGAGCACGTCGTGGATGAGCCTGCGCTCCACGCCGAATTGATGAGGGTCATGAAACCTGGGGCTGTTGCGATCCATATCGTACCGAGTTGTGCCTGGCGACTTTGGACGACTGCGGTTTCTTATTTAATGCTGCCGACAGTGGTCCTTGCCTTCTTGCGCAGAAGTTCGGAACCATCGTCGTCACATGGCGATAGTCTTCCAGCTTCACCGCCGCGAAATATGAAGGCAAGGGTCTTCGATTTGATTTGTCCCGCCAGACACGGCGAAAGAGGCAGTCGGTTTACCGAATGGTGGCACTTCCGGGCACGATCTTGGCGCAGAAGGTTCGGGGCATTGGGATGGACGGTCGAGCGCGTCGAGGGTGTCGGACTGTTCTATACCGGATATTTATTCGCTGATTCTTTAATGTCGATGAAACGGCGCGAACGGCTATCAAGTATTTTGGGAAGCGCTTGTCACATCGTCGTGCTTAGACCGAAAATGGATACCCATACCCGCGATTGA
- a CDS encoding glycosyltransferase family 4 protein gives MVPLKTNTARRAICLAIDASNIRVGGGVTHLIEFLREADPTSRGFERIVVWGCASTLARLEDRPWLEKRTDAALEAHLLKRIIWQRRVLPRHLRETKADLLLVPGGSIVPRFHPVATMSRNMLPFQWPELKRFGFSVTTLKLVLLRFNQSFSFKRADGTIFLTRYAYDAVTKTTGPLEGKTSIIPHGVDTRFRMPPRPQRTAAELTISDPLRVVYVSTVDEFKHQWHVVEGIGRLHNEGIPIRLDLYGGARPSTLPRLSEALSRVDAQGEFIRYWGAVDYKEIHKCYEAADICVFASSCENMPNILIESMAAGLPIACSDRGPMPEMLGDAGVYFDPENSVSIADAVRQLARSPELRAEKALAASMAASKFSWSRCAGETFDFLEAIVREHQKRRAE, from the coding sequence ATGGTCCCGTTAAAGACAAATACCGCCCGACGCGCCATTTGTCTTGCGATTGACGCATCCAATATACGTGTCGGAGGGGGCGTCACGCATCTCATCGAATTTTTGAGAGAGGCCGACCCGACTTCTCGCGGCTTCGAGCGAATCGTTGTCTGGGGCTGCGCCTCCACGCTCGCTCGCCTCGAGGACAGGCCCTGGCTTGAAAAACGAACCGACGCCGCGCTTGAGGCGCACCTTCTGAAGCGCATCATTTGGCAGCGCCGGGTGTTGCCGAGACATCTGCGGGAAACGAAAGCGGACCTGCTGTTGGTACCAGGCGGATCAATTGTGCCCCGGTTCCATCCGGTGGCGACGATGAGCCGCAACATGCTGCCCTTTCAGTGGCCCGAACTGAAGCGATTTGGCTTTTCCGTAACCACCCTGAAGCTGGTGCTGTTGCGGTTCAACCAGAGCTTTTCGTTCAAACGCGCGGATGGGACCATTTTTCTCACGCGATATGCCTACGACGCGGTCACGAAAACAACCGGACCGCTGGAGGGGAAAACGTCGATCATTCCCCACGGCGTCGACACGCGATTTCGCATGCCCCCTCGCCCGCAGCGAACGGCTGCCGAATTGACGATATCGGATCCATTGCGCGTTGTGTATGTTTCCACTGTCGACGAATTCAAGCATCAGTGGCATGTCGTGGAGGGAATCGGTCGCCTGCACAACGAGGGCATCCCGATCCGCCTGGATCTCTACGGCGGCGCAAGGCCCAGCACCCTGCCCCGCTTGTCGGAGGCTCTGAGCAGGGTAGACGCCCAAGGGGAGTTCATCCGCTACTGGGGCGCGGTGGACTACAAGGAAATCCACAAGTGCTATGAGGCGGCTGACATCTGCGTATTCGCGTCCAGCTGCGAGAACATGCCCAACATTTTGATCGAGAGCATGGCCGCGGGCCTGCCAATCGCCTGCTCCGATCGTGGCCCTATGCCGGAGATGCTCGGTGACGCCGGCGTATATTTCGACCCCGAGAATTCGGTAAGCATTGCCGATGCAGTGAGGCAGCTTGCTAGGAGCCCTGAATTGCGCGCTGAAAAAGCCTTGGCCGCATCAATGGCTGCCTCGAAATTCTCCTGGTCCCGTTGTGCAGGAGAGACTTTTGACTTCCTGGAAGCCATAGTGCGGGAACACCAGAAGCGTCGCGCTGAGTAA
- a CDS encoding NAD-dependent epimerase, whose protein sequence is MRILVTGNAGFIGFHVAAHLLQRGDSVVGADVVNDYYSPAIKESRLTLLEQCALQSSGEYRFHRVNLADPAGVKACFSDCPFDRVIHLAAQAGVRYSLENPAAYVESNLIAFTNILEACRHSNVKHLTYASTSSVYGANTSMPFSESQGVDHPLQFYAATKRANELMAHSYSHLFRLPTSGLRFFTVYGPWGRPDMALSLFTKNILAGKPIKLFNNGEHVRDFTYVDDIVEGVVRVSDDIAGPDPDWTSDYPNPATSNAPFRLLNIGNSSPVHLTEYVEAIEEALGKKAIRELLPLQPGDVPNTYADVSSLMKAVAYRPNTPVRVGVARFVEWYRQYFQV, encoded by the coding sequence ATGCGGATTTTGGTGACAGGCAATGCAGGTTTCATCGGATTTCACGTTGCGGCTCACCTGCTTCAACGAGGCGACTCGGTCGTCGGAGCCGACGTAGTAAACGACTATTATTCACCCGCGATCAAAGAGTCGCGACTGACCCTGCTTGAACAGTGCGCCTTGCAGAGCTCAGGGGAATATCGCTTTCATCGAGTAAATCTCGCCGATCCCGCAGGCGTGAAAGCCTGCTTTTCGGATTGCCCCTTCGACCGCGTCATTCACCTCGCGGCGCAGGCAGGCGTGCGTTACAGCCTGGAAAATCCGGCGGCGTATGTTGAAAGCAACCTCATTGCCTTCACCAATATCCTCGAGGCCTGCCGACATTCGAACGTGAAGCATCTGACCTACGCCAGCACGAGCAGCGTCTATGGCGCCAACACCAGCATGCCGTTCAGCGAAAGTCAGGGGGTCGATCACCCCTTGCAGTTTTATGCGGCGACCAAGCGCGCCAACGAATTGATGGCGCACAGCTACAGCCATCTGTTCAGGTTGCCGACGAGCGGATTGCGCTTCTTTACGGTGTACGGACCATGGGGCCGGCCGGATATGGCTCTGTCCCTGTTTACCAAGAATATTCTCGCGGGCAAGCCAATCAAACTGTTCAACAATGGTGAACACGTGCGGGACTTCACGTATGTCGACGACATCGTTGAGGGCGTCGTCCGGGTAAGCGATGATATCGCCGGTCCCGATCCCGACTGGACCAGTGACTACCCGAACCCGGCAACCAGCAATGCGCCGTTCCGTCTGCTCAACATAGGCAACAGCTCACCGGTTCATCTCACCGAATATGTCGAGGCGATCGAGGAGGCGCTCGGCAAGAAGGCAATTAGGGAATTGCTTCCGCTGCAACCCGGAGACGTGCCGAACACCTACGCGGACGTGAGTTCCCTGATGAAAGCAGTCGCATATCGTCCGAACACCCCTGTCCGAGTGGGAGTTGCTCGCTTCGTGGAGTGGTATCGCCAATACTTTCAGGTATAG
- a CDS encoding oligosaccharide flippase family protein: MLRTLFRHSFWNAVATFSHQGSTFISNFLVIKLLDHATYGKYSLINLTAFYAATILQFAVGSTVPKFVARYADDPVRIRSVVWIGGAFTFASGLLGFGILALSSGVLARSAFVEPSLTRPLMIVSLAVPSLIGMVYLGGLLQGLHDFRSLAASSIVSGVLFIAIVTAGAWTGDLTRAIWALVAGSTLRSVILGCATLAALKGRAIGRGFSWCKVPNEITREIFKFQIPAGLAGFVTLPTLWLIPTILTRNTQNFSDVALYSVIIMIKTLIVIPASVVSLALQPSAERAHASGQFDLAMRVFRTSTLGVFTIAAAAAIFFAVFAKEVMAVFGRSFTVASFELQLMMVAAIAEAVAVSLYMRIQAASRMWGSIFATLLPRDLAMLAIVAAFTTKYGLLAAVTAHVVGAIINLIGVYWLSMKSMGQGTAYLDTQLSSRRE; this comes from the coding sequence GTGCTAAGAACATTGTTTCGTCATTCATTTTGGAACGCGGTGGCAACATTCAGCCACCAAGGCTCGACTTTTATCAGCAACTTTCTTGTGATTAAGCTGCTCGATCATGCGACCTATGGAAAGTACTCACTGATCAATCTGACCGCGTTCTACGCGGCAACCATCTTGCAGTTTGCCGTCGGCTCGACAGTTCCGAAATTTGTGGCTCGTTATGCAGACGATCCTGTCCGAATACGCTCGGTGGTCTGGATTGGCGGAGCATTCACGTTCGCAAGCGGACTACTGGGGTTCGGCATCCTTGCCTTGTCTTCCGGTGTCCTGGCCCGCAGTGCTTTTGTCGAGCCCTCGCTGACAAGGCCACTGATGATCGTGTCTCTCGCCGTGCCGAGCCTGATCGGCATGGTGTACCTCGGAGGATTGCTGCAGGGACTTCACGACTTTCGATCACTCGCCGCATCCTCAATTGTATCCGGCGTACTATTCATCGCAATCGTGACGGCCGGCGCCTGGACCGGTGACCTGACCAGAGCAATTTGGGCTCTGGTTGCGGGTTCAACACTGCGCAGTGTGATCCTCGGCTGCGCAACGCTAGCCGCCTTGAAAGGAAGGGCGATTGGGCGAGGTTTCTCCTGGTGCAAAGTGCCAAATGAGATAACGCGCGAAATCTTCAAATTTCAAATCCCGGCTGGTTTGGCGGGATTCGTCACGCTCCCGACGCTCTGGTTGATCCCCACGATTTTGACGCGAAACACGCAGAATTTTTCCGACGTTGCCCTGTACAGCGTCATAATCATGATCAAGACGTTGATCGTAATTCCTGCATCCGTCGTCTCTCTTGCCTTGCAACCTTCGGCGGAGCGAGCGCACGCATCGGGCCAGTTCGATCTGGCGATGCGCGTGTTCCGAACCAGTACGCTTGGGGTGTTTACCATCGCCGCGGCAGCAGCAATCTTCTTTGCAGTCTTCGCGAAGGAAGTTATGGCCGTCTTCGGACGAAGTTTTACGGTCGCGAGCTTTGAACTGCAATTGATGATGGTCGCAGCGATCGCAGAGGCGGTTGCTGTCAGTCTCTACATGAGGATTCAGGCGGCCAGCCGCATGTGGGGCTCGATCTTCGCGACACTCTTGCCTCGTGATTTGGCAATGTTGGCTATCGTCGCGGCATTTACAACCAAATACGGTCTACTGGCGGCAGTGACCGCTCATGTCGTGGGAGCGATCATAAATCTGATAGGGGTCTATTGGCTCAGCATGAAATCGATGGGCCAAGGAACAGCGTACCTGGACACCCAGCTCTCCAGCCGTCGCGAGTAG
- a CDS encoding NAD-dependent epimerase/dehydratase family protein produces MHSVLITGGAGFIGQNLVHAWRAARPVCGQHNAALEPLITDRRIQFVKGDIGDAAIGFRSAPTPRSCQSGSSMMSSSGRDR; encoded by the coding sequence ATGCATAGTGTTCTGATCACCGGCGGCGCGGGATTTATCGGCCAGAACCTGGTACACGCGTGGCGCGCCGCTCGGCCGGTATGCGGCCAACATAACGCAGCCCTCGAGCCCCTGATCACCGATCGCCGCATCCAGTTCGTGAAGGGCGACATCGGCGACGCAGCGATCGGGTTTCGATCGGCTCCAACGCCACGATCATGCCAGTCAGGATCGTCGATGATGTCGTCATCGGGGCGGGATCGGTGA
- a CDS encoding nucleotide sugar dehydrogenase, protein MGRKVGVVGLGYVGLPVALAFGKAGLLAVGFDIDRGRIDELQRFHDRTRETTEDELRKANIRLSSDPADLREADFFIVTVPTPIDDTNRPDMSIVLAASRTVGKALKKGDIVVYESTVYPGATEEDCVPLLERESGLKNGIDFRVGYSPERINPGDAQRRFETITKVVSGQDAETLEIVAQVYGAVVAAGIHRAPSIKVAEAAKVIENTQRDLNIALINELALIFNLLGIDTSDVLAAAGTKWNFLKFTPGLVGGHCIGVDPYYLTHRAERAGYHPQVILAGRRVNDQMGAWIARECVKNLLSGGSGKTVVILGLTFKENVPDIRNSKVIDIVTELRSFGVDVHVTDPLANPAECQHEYGVTPTPLTDLPPADAVILAVRHDEYRQGGWPLITGRLKPGGGLVMDIKALLDRAHAPPNVRFWRM, encoded by the coding sequence ATTGGTCGCAAGGTCGGTGTTGTTGGCCTTGGTTATGTTGGGCTGCCAGTAGCACTTGCCTTTGGGAAGGCGGGCCTCTTGGCCGTCGGCTTCGATATTGATCGCGGCCGAATCGATGAATTGCAGCGCTTTCACGACCGCACGCGAGAGACCACCGAAGATGAGTTGCGCAAGGCAAACATTCGGTTGAGTTCGGATCCCGCAGATTTGCGGGAGGCTGATTTCTTCATTGTTACCGTTCCTACCCCGATCGATGATACCAACCGACCGGATATGTCGATTGTTCTTGCCGCATCGCGGACGGTTGGGAAGGCTCTGAAGAAGGGTGACATTGTCGTTTATGAATCGACAGTTTATCCCGGCGCAACAGAGGAAGACTGCGTTCCGCTGCTCGAGCGCGAGTCGGGACTGAAAAACGGAATAGATTTTCGTGTTGGCTACAGCCCGGAACGTATCAATCCGGGGGACGCACAACGCCGCTTTGAAACCATTACGAAAGTTGTCTCAGGGCAGGATGCAGAGACTCTCGAAATTGTGGCTCAGGTTTACGGTGCTGTCGTTGCTGCCGGAATTCACAGGGCGCCGTCGATCAAGGTGGCCGAAGCCGCAAAGGTCATTGAGAATACCCAGCGCGACTTGAATATAGCGCTGATCAACGAACTGGCGCTGATTTTCAATTTGCTCGGTATCGATACGTCCGACGTTCTGGCCGCAGCGGGCACCAAGTGGAATTTTCTTAAATTTACACCCGGTCTTGTTGGAGGACATTGTATTGGCGTGGATCCATATTACCTGACCCATCGCGCGGAGCGCGCCGGGTATCATCCGCAGGTGATTCTTGCCGGCAGACGCGTAAACGATCAAATGGGCGCCTGGATAGCACGCGAGTGCGTCAAGAATCTGCTAAGCGGTGGCAGCGGCAAGACGGTGGTGATCCTTGGATTAACGTTCAAGGAAAATGTGCCGGATATCCGGAACTCCAAAGTGATCGACATTGTGACGGAGCTGCGCTCGTTCGGCGTGGACGTTCACGTTACCGATCCTCTCGCCAACCCGGCGGAGTGCCAACATGAATATGGCGTCACGCCCACGCCCCTTACCGATCTGCCGCCAGCCGACGCCGTCATTCTCGCGGTAAGACACGACGAATACAGGCAGGGCGGATGGCCGCTCATAACTGGACGGCTGAAGCCCGGCGGCGGCCTTGTGATGGATATCAAGGCACTCCTAGATCGTGCACACGCGCCGCCGAATGTCCGGTTCTGGCGAATGTGA
- a CDS encoding NAD-dependent epimerase/dehydratase family protein produces MERLEICYRARVGEVDAIIGNAQSKSLVIGGTGLVGGYIVEHLVRRGERPSALSRSEQGRPSIDWFRGDLEKPDTLNFPPFATLYCTADAILLANALPRLLNPSLQRLVAFSSTSVITKRDSEVPAEWETIRKLAGAERTIAAACEQHNVGWTILRPTLIYTEGRDTNITPLSRLIRRFGFMPLVGGGPGLRQPVHAEDLAIGAVAAASSPAAVNKIYSLPGGETLTYREMVGRIFDGLRLPRRTISAPPFLWRTGFVLAKPLFPSANVAMGIRMMKDMTFDSAPAVRDFGWKPRKFNPVFE; encoded by the coding sequence ATGGAGCGATTAGAGATTTGCTACCGGGCGCGGGTGGGCGAAGTGGATGCTATAATCGGGAACGCGCAATCGAAAAGCCTGGTCATAGGTGGCACCGGACTTGTCGGCGGCTACATCGTCGAGCACCTCGTACGCCGTGGCGAGCGTCCTTCTGCGTTGTCCAGATCGGAGCAGGGCAGGCCAAGCATCGATTGGTTTCGTGGCGATCTTGAGAAGCCTGACACGTTGAATTTCCCGCCGTTTGCGACGCTCTATTGCACCGCTGACGCCATTCTCCTAGCAAACGCCCTTCCCCGGCTCCTCAACCCATCATTGCAGCGCCTCGTCGCCTTCAGTTCGACCAGCGTGATCACGAAACGGGATTCGGAAGTCCCGGCCGAATGGGAGACGATCAGAAAACTCGCCGGCGCCGAGCGAACGATCGCTGCGGCATGCGAACAGCACAATGTAGGCTGGACGATATTGCGCCCCACGCTCATCTACACCGAGGGTCGCGACACCAATATCACACCGTTGTCGCGGCTGATCCGCCGCTTCGGTTTCATGCCGCTTGTCGGGGGAGGACCGGGTTTGCGGCAACCGGTGCATGCGGAGGATCTGGCCATCGGAGCCGTCGCCGCGGCATCGAGTCCCGCCGCCGTTAACAAGATTTATTCGCTACCGGGTGGGGAAACGCTCACCTACCGCGAGATGGTTGGCCGAATATTCGACGGACTGCGGCTGCCACGGCGCACCATTTCGGCGCCCCCTTTTCTATGGAGAACCGGCTTTGTTCTAGCAAAGCCGCTTTTTCCCAGTGCGAATGTGGCGATGGGTATTCGTATGATGAAGGACATGACATTCGATTCCGCGCCTGCAGTTCGGGACTTCGGCTGGAAGCCACGGAAATTCAATCCCGTGTTCGAGTAG